In one window of Maribacter sp. BPC-D8 DNA:
- a CDS encoding sigma-70 family RNA polymerase sigma factor — MDTLEYYESKKEFNVFVASTYSDLALFKEQDERALFNDLLLNDLYQVKKYTSKRLIIALSKGTLPKGKYKVDDFIDQLFIVVFDDFNQIQTAENLHPWLFKKVDELLEESIVDEEFDDNFLKNIDDYSKPEWDEMEEKFSTDAGGDLVMIDELDDISYPKNDYVLNHVFVENDQKEFFEKLDKDLSDESKRKHTNMVLYYLPLPVRAVFELAAEYQFSLTDIATIRNQSLEEVKELLEIARKTIEASFINRFNTKD; from the coding sequence ATGGACACGCTTGAGTATTATGAAAGTAAGAAAGAATTTAATGTATTTGTAGCAAGTACATATTCAGATTTAGCTCTTTTTAAGGAACAGGACGAGCGAGCTTTATTTAATGATTTATTACTTAATGATCTTTATCAAGTAAAAAAATATACTTCTAAAAGATTGATTATAGCATTATCAAAAGGGACGCTACCTAAAGGTAAATATAAAGTTGATGATTTTATAGATCAGCTTTTTATAGTTGTTTTTGATGATTTTAATCAAATTCAAACTGCAGAAAACTTACATCCTTGGTTGTTTAAAAAAGTAGACGAACTTTTAGAAGAAAGTATAGTAGATGAAGAATTTGATGATAATTTTCTTAAGAATATTGACGACTATTCTAAACCTGAATGGGATGAAATGGAAGAGAAATTTAGCACAGATGCAGGTGGTGATTTGGTCATGATAGATGAACTAGATGATATTTCTTACCCAAAGAATGATTATGTGTTAAACCATGTTTTTGTAGAAAATGACCAGAAAGAATTCTTTGAGAAGTTAGATAAAGATTTGAGTGACGAAAGCAAGAGAAAGCATACTAACATGGTATTGTATTATTTGCCATTACCTGTGCGTGCTGTGTTCGAATTGGCAGCTGAATATCAATTCTCACTTACTGATATTGCAACTATTAGAAATCAGAGTTTAGAAGAAGTAAAAGAGCTATTAGAAATAGCTAGAAAAACTATAGAAGCTAGTTTTATAAATCGATTTAATACGAAAGATTAA
- a CDS encoding response regulator codes for MKKVLLIEDNLDIREMTAELLELEHYEVITAENGKIGVEKAKSFMPDVILCDIMMPELDGYGVFNELSEDSNTASIPFIFLTAKSEKSDLRKGMTLGADDYLTKPFEAEDLIEAIEARIKKSSFLRKEFSRNTKGINEFIKEASKFQELKDLSEDRELIHFKAKEAIFSEGGMAYNLYFIQRGEVKTYKHNENGKEYITGMFKAGDFIGQLCVLGSSGLYTETAVALSNCEVCCIPKKEFTQLLFNNKEVSNKFIGMVSNNVLHMQEQLMGMAFDTVRKRAATALLELYDKGLVKDEDLGISISREDFAGLIGTATETAIRVLSSFKEKGIIELGTSRSIILADRKQLQQVADFG; via the coding sequence ATGAAAAAAGTACTACTTATTGAAGACAATCTAGATATTCGCGAAATGACCGCTGAACTTCTAGAACTTGAGCATTATGAAGTTATTACCGCAGAAAACGGTAAAATTGGTGTCGAAAAGGCAAAATCATTTATGCCAGATGTTATTCTCTGCGATATAATGATGCCTGAACTTGACGGTTATGGCGTTTTTAATGAATTAAGCGAAGATTCTAATACAGCCAGTATTCCTTTTATTTTCTTAACGGCTAAATCTGAAAAATCAGACTTAAGAAAAGGAATGACTTTAGGTGCAGATGATTATTTGACCAAACCTTTTGAAGCAGAAGATTTAATCGAAGCTATTGAGGCAAGGATTAAAAAGAGTTCTTTTTTACGTAAAGAGTTTTCTAGAAATACTAAAGGTATTAACGAGTTTATAAAAGAAGCTTCAAAATTTCAAGAATTAAAAGACCTTTCAGAAGATCGAGAACTCATTCACTTTAAAGCAAAAGAAGCCATTTTTTCTGAAGGCGGTATGGCTTATAACTTATATTTTATACAGCGTGGTGAAGTCAAAACATACAAGCACAACGAAAATGGTAAAGAGTATATAACGGGTATGTTTAAAGCAGGAGATTTTATTGGGCAGCTTTGTGTTTTAGGCAGCTCTGGCTTATATACAGAAACTGCTGTAGCACTTAGCAATTGTGAAGTATGTTGTATACCTAAAAAAGAATTTACACAGTTATTGTTCAATAATAAAGAGGTGTCGAACAAATTTATTGGTATGGTGTCTAATAACGTACTACATATGCAAGAGCAGTTAATGGGTATGGCTTTTGACACGGTTCGTAAAAGAGCAGCTACGGCATTATTAGAACTATATGATAAAGGTCTCGTAAAAGACGAAGATTTGGGTATAAGTATTTCAAGAGAAGATTTTGCAGGTTTAATTGGTACCGCTACTGAGACTGCCATACGTGTACTCTCTAGTTTTAAAGAGAAGGGAATAATTGAATTAGGAACTTCTAGGAGTATTATATTGGCAGATAGAAAACAACTGCAACAAGTGGCAGATTTTGGATAA
- a CDS encoding OmpA family protein: MKKTGYIFCGLAVMAMMANAQDKKIKKADTKFTNYAYASAIQSYEQLVKDGYTEEEVYKNLGNANYLNANYEEASSWYGKLFALEGADIDPEYMYRYAQTLKSLENYTESDTWMNKFKSAKANDQRAITFGENQDYLEQIEERSGRYELKNIGLNSKVSDFAPSFYEKGLVFSTARDSGLLTKNIHKWNNGSFLNLYKAEQDDQGNFTDVDKLSKKLNKKTHESSTAFTKDGQTMYFTRNNSDDGKFERDEEGVSRLKIYRATKENGEWKNIEELPFNGDSYSVAHPTLNNDETKLYFASDMPGTKGESDIYVVDINKDGTFSTPLNLGERINTEARETFPFVTQSDILYFSSDGHPGLGGLDVFATDLKNERGEVLNVGRPLNGEEDDFSYIINEETKKGFFASNRKGGQGNDDIYSFVEMTPLDFTCHTNITGIVKDQKTNALLTDASVTVYDKDNKVVSSSQTDANGAFEMEGNCAEGSYKVVATKPDYEEGNKTFMTVKAEDAMGIEIVLAQVDPSAPIGTDLAKYLNIEPIYFDFDKYFIREDARISINKVLAYLNEYPTVNVQVRSHTDSRANDSYNMRLSANRAKATADYLIAAGIPSNRISYEGYGETELTNGCSNGVPCSKENHQLNRRSEFIVVE, from the coding sequence ATGAAAAAAACAGGATATATTTTTTGTGGCTTGGCGGTAATGGCTATGATGGCGAACGCACAGGACAAGAAGATAAAAAAAGCGGATACAAAATTCACGAACTACGCCTATGCCTCTGCGATACAATCGTACGAGCAACTGGTAAAGGACGGGTATACCGAAGAAGAGGTATACAAGAATTTAGGCAACGCGAACTATTTGAACGCGAACTACGAAGAGGCATCGAGCTGGTACGGTAAACTGTTCGCACTTGAAGGAGCGGATATCGACCCGGAATATATGTACCGCTACGCACAGACACTAAAATCTTTAGAAAACTATACAGAATCCGACACTTGGATGAACAAGTTCAAGAGTGCAAAGGCGAACGATCAACGTGCCATCACTTTTGGAGAGAACCAAGATTACCTGGAACAGATCGAGGAACGCTCGGGCAGGTACGAACTGAAGAACATCGGGCTGAACTCGAAGGTATCGGACTTTGCACCCTCGTTCTATGAAAAAGGACTGGTGTTCTCCACGGCAAGAGACAGCGGACTGCTAACGAAGAACATCCATAAATGGAACAATGGTTCCTTTTTAAATCTATATAAAGCGGAACAGGACGACCAAGGTAACTTTACCGATGTGGACAAGCTATCGAAAAAGCTGAACAAAAAGACCCACGAATCTTCGACGGCATTTACCAAGGACGGACAGACGATGTATTTTACACGTAACAACTCCGATGACGGTAAGTTCGAAAGGGACGAAGAAGGAGTCAGTAGACTTAAGATATACAGGGCGACCAAAGAAAACGGCGAATGGAAAAATATCGAAGAACTGCCCTTTAACGGGGACAGCTATTCGGTAGCACACCCGACCTTGAACAATGACGAGACGAAGCTGTACTTCGCTTCCGATATGCCGGGTACGAAAGGGGAATCCGATATCTACGTGGTAGATATCAACAAGGACGGTACCTTCAGTACACCACTGAACTTGGGAGAACGAATCAATACCGAGGCAAGGGAGACCTTTCCGTTCGTGACCCAAAGCGATATTCTATACTTTTCATCCGATGGACACCCGGGACTAGGAGGACTTGATGTCTTCGCGACCGACCTGAAGAACGAAAGGGGAGAAGTGCTCAATGTAGGACGCCCTTTGAACGGGGAAGAGGATGACTTCTCGTACATCATCAACGAAGAGACCAAGAAAGGCTTTTTCGCATCGAACCGAAAAGGAGGACAAGGAAACGACGATATCTACAGCTTTGTAGAAATGACCCCGCTCGACTTCACCTGCCATACAAATATAACGGGAATCGTAAAGGATCAAAAAACCAATGCACTGTTAACAGATGCATCGGTAACGGTATATGACAAGGATAACAAGGTAGTATCAAGTTCACAGACCGATGCCAACGGAGCGTTCGAGATGGAAGGTAATTGCGCAGAGGGCAGTTATAAAGTAGTAGCGACCAAGCCCGATTATGAGGAAGGCAACAAGACCTTCATGACGGTAAAGGCGGAAGATGCCATGGGCATAGAAATCGTACTGGCACAGGTAGACCCATCGGCACCGATAGGTACCGACCTTGCGAAATACCTGAACATAGAACCGATCTACTTCGATTTTGATAAGTACTTCATCAGGGAAGATGCCAGGATCAGTATCAACAAGGTATTGGCATATTTGAACGAATACCCGACTGTAAACGTACAGGTACGTTCGCATACCGATTCAAGGGCTAATGATAGTTACAACATGCGATTATCGGCGAACAGGGCAAAGGCCACGGCTGATTACCTAATAGCAGCGGGTATCCCTAGCAACAGAATCTCATACGAAGGCTATGGCGAAACGGAACTTACAAACGGCTGTAGCAATGGTGTTCCATGTAGCAAAGAGAACCATCAACTGAACAGAAGATCAGAGTTTATTGTGGTAGAATAA
- a CDS encoding PAS domain S-box protein, with protein MAEKLTDSDLFQGIFESSVEGILVVSENGSIIKANSSVENIFGYESGELNNKTVEDLIPHQFKKSHKNHRKDFAKTPAKRAMGKGGDLWGIKKDGAKIPLEISLSPTKIRDKNVVVAFIIDITERTLALKKAAVNIEKMNEAQSLAHVGSWVWNLQTNEREWSNEFYRICGLEPGDERLTPENASEFIHPDDRQATLEAVNYAIENHSSFSLKKRIVRADKSIRYIIANGKASYDVDGCPLQWFGTIQDITEQRETEKQLEDNLSKNKALLEALPDMMFILNHDGELIDCYTTEPEKLFATPATLIGANIKEILPHHIYNEVRRGMDKTIESDELQFIEYDFEGETGRQFYEGRIVPMNKNQVLTILRDITEEKVIENVLYVRNRALAVTANGIIICDARKKDFPIIYGNEAFTKTTGYEQEDFIGKNCRFLQGEDKGQPEIQLMSDAVKKGIECRVVLRNYRKDGSLFWNEISITPIYNSKKILTHFVGIQSDVTAHKVEEFFKIGQSHVMDMIIRHEPLKSIGYKIIETIETAIPNCKGSILLLNNVSGKLEKLAAPSLSDNYTTAIEKMVIGPVNGSSGTAAFFKEEVIVSDTINDPLWKDFQGLVVKDNIKACWSFPICSSNKELLGTFAIYFPISRKPLDTEKEIINIITQAISVAIEQHNGNVALYDSRKELATYAEALENKVNDRTVELKDMVQKLVESNLSLEEQILFTKEAENNAIASRKLLESIFINFPGGFVGVADLDLKILLHEGEDLDMLDFRESIHVGDTLDDLKGVEIEVREKVKEKLLETLEGEHCSFELIIKDKTYLVNTTPLFNELQEVEQALIVYNNITDQKKVEIDIRNTLSKEKELNELKSRFISMASHEFRTPLSAILAATNLMERQNGEGLEEKRLKYISKVKVSVKNLVSILNDFLSLSKLEEGKVIAIPTLFNVVEFCQTLVEEIQGIKKQGQVIEIVYSQHQIEAGLDLKLLRHIVHNLLSNAIKYSDENKRITLKIATKKSKLLFEVIDQGIGIPAEDHDFMFQRFYRANNAANYQGTGLGLNIVKQYVLLMEGDISFQSELNKGTTFTVELPLNLLENEKSTTY; from the coding sequence ATGGCAGAAAAACTTACAGATAGCGATCTCTTTCAAGGTATATTTGAATCTTCTGTAGAAGGTATTCTTGTTGTAAGCGAGAATGGTAGTATTATAAAAGCCAATTCTTCAGTTGAAAATATATTCGGTTATGAATCAGGAGAACTGAATAACAAAACGGTAGAAGATCTTATTCCTCATCAATTTAAAAAATCACACAAAAACCATAGAAAAGATTTTGCGAAAACACCTGCAAAAAGAGCAATGGGTAAAGGCGGTGATTTGTGGGGTATCAAAAAAGACGGTGCTAAAATACCTTTAGAAATAAGCTTAAGTCCAACTAAAATACGAGATAAAAATGTCGTCGTAGCGTTCATCATTGATATAACCGAAAGGACATTGGCTTTGAAAAAAGCAGCTGTCAATATAGAAAAAATGAATGAGGCTCAAAGTTTAGCCCATGTAGGTAGTTGGGTTTGGAACTTGCAGACAAATGAAAGAGAATGGTCTAATGAGTTTTATAGAATTTGTGGTTTGGAGCCAGGCGATGAAAGACTTACACCAGAAAATGCATCTGAATTTATTCACCCAGATGATCGTCAAGCTACTTTAGAAGCCGTAAACTATGCTATTGAAAATCATTCCTCATTTTCTTTAAAGAAAAGAATAGTTAGGGCCGATAAATCAATAAGATATATAATAGCCAATGGTAAAGCATCTTATGATGTCGATGGTTGTCCATTGCAGTGGTTTGGTACCATTCAAGATATTACAGAGCAAAGAGAAACCGAAAAGCAATTAGAAGATAATTTATCTAAAAATAAGGCATTGTTAGAGGCGCTGCCCGATATGATGTTTATACTAAATCATGATGGTGAACTTATAGATTGTTATACCACAGAACCAGAGAAACTGTTCGCTACACCTGCAACTTTAATAGGAGCTAATATAAAAGAAATATTACCGCATCATATTTATAATGAGGTACGTAGAGGAATGGATAAAACCATTGAGAGCGATGAGCTTCAGTTTATTGAATATGATTTTGAAGGAGAAACCGGTCGACAATTTTATGAAGGTCGTATTGTTCCCATGAACAAAAATCAAGTTTTAACTATTTTAAGAGATATTACTGAAGAAAAAGTAATAGAAAATGTGCTATATGTTCGTAATCGTGCCCTTGCAGTAACTGCTAATGGTATTATTATTTGTGATGCAAGAAAGAAAGATTTTCCCATTATTTATGGTAATGAAGCTTTTACAAAAACTACAGGTTATGAACAGGAAGATTTTATAGGAAAGAATTGTCGTTTTTTACAAGGTGAGGATAAAGGTCAGCCTGAAATTCAACTAATGTCCGATGCTGTTAAAAAGGGCATAGAATGCCGGGTAGTTTTAAGAAATTATAGAAAAGACGGGTCTTTGTTTTGGAATGAGATTAGTATAACTCCTATTTACAATTCTAAAAAAATATTGACTCATTTTGTAGGTATACAGAGCGATGTTACTGCCCATAAAGTTGAAGAGTTTTTCAAAATAGGTCAGTCTCATGTTATGGACATGATTATTCGGCACGAGCCCTTAAAAAGTATTGGCTATAAAATCATAGAAACTATAGAAACGGCTATACCTAATTGTAAAGGTTCTATTCTTTTGTTGAACAATGTTTCTGGTAAATTAGAAAAATTAGCAGCGCCAAGTCTTTCTGATAATTATACGACGGCAATTGAAAAAATGGTCATTGGTCCGGTTAATGGATCTAGTGGTACAGCTGCTTTTTTTAAGGAGGAGGTAATAGTTTCGGACACCATCAATGATCCATTATGGAAAGATTTTCAAGGATTGGTTGTAAAAGATAATATAAAGGCTTGTTGGTCTTTTCCGATATGTTCTTCTAACAAAGAGTTATTAGGAACTTTTGCAATTTATTTCCCCATCTCAAGAAAACCTCTTGATACAGAGAAAGAAATCATCAATATCATAACACAGGCAATAAGTGTGGCAATTGAACAGCATAATGGTAATGTTGCTTTATATGATAGTAGAAAAGAATTAGCCACCTACGCAGAAGCTTTAGAAAATAAAGTTAATGATCGTACGGTAGAGCTAAAAGATATGGTTCAGAAGTTAGTAGAATCTAATCTGAGCTTAGAAGAACAAATTCTATTTACAAAAGAAGCAGAGAATAATGCTATTGCTAGCCGTAAGCTTCTAGAATCTATTTTTATTAATTTTCCTGGTGGTTTTGTTGGTGTTGCAGATTTGGACCTTAAAATTTTATTACACGAAGGAGAAGATTTAGACATGCTTGATTTTAGAGAAAGTATTCATGTTGGTGATACTTTAGATGATTTAAAAGGAGTAGAAATTGAAGTTCGTGAAAAAGTTAAGGAAAAACTTCTTGAAACCTTAGAAGGAGAACATTGCTCTTTTGAATTAATAATAAAGGATAAAACTTATTTAGTAAATACGACACCGCTGTTCAATGAACTACAAGAGGTAGAGCAGGCCTTAATTGTATATAATAATATTACCGATCAGAAAAAGGTAGAAATAGATATTAGAAATACATTATCAAAAGAAAAAGAACTTAATGAATTAAAATCGCGCTTTATTTCAATGGCGTCACATGAGTTTAGAACACCCTTAAGTGCTATTCTTGCTGCTACAAACCTCATGGAAAGGCAAAATGGAGAAGGTCTTGAAGAAAAGAGATTAAAATATATAAGCAAGGTTAAAGTCAGTGTAAAAAACTTAGTATCTATTTTAAATGATTTTCTGTCACTTAGCAAGTTAGAAGAAGGCAAAGTAATAGCAATACCTACTTTATTTAATGTCGTTGAATTTTGTCAAACTTTAGTAGAAGAAATTCAAGGTATTAAAAAACAAGGTCAAGTAATTGAAATAGTGTACAGCCAACATCAAATAGAAGCAGGTTTAGATTTAAAATTATTAAGACATATTGTACATAATTTATTATCAAATGCTATTAAGTATTCTGATGAGAATAAAAGAATAACCTTAAAAATAGCTACCAAAAAATCGAAGCTTCTATTTGAAGTTATAGATCAAGGTATCGGAATTCCTGCTGAAGATCATGATTTTATGTTTCAGCGTTTTTATAGAGCAAATAATGCTGCAAATTATCAAGGTACCGGCTTAGGATTAAATATTGTTAAGCAATACGTGCTCTTAATGGAAGGTGATATAAGCTTTCAGAGTGAACTGAACAAGGGTACAACCTTTACTGTTGAACTCCCTTTAAATCTATTAGAAAATGAAAAAAGTACTACTTATTGA
- a CDS encoding type IX secretion system membrane protein PorP/SprF, whose protein sequence is MNKYFLTIIITVAGLFMGHAQQDAQYTQYMYNTISVNPAYAGSRGVLSIAALHRSQWVGLDGAPTTQTLNFHTPVSDHVGLGLSVVNDEIGNGTNQDTYIDAAFSYTVKTSDEGKLSFGLKAGGHLFNVDFTKLRNYGAETNLPNIDNKFSPNFGAGIYYHTDQFYAGLSVPNFLQTEHFDNSDTNSSSLIAQERMNFYLITGYVFDLKNNVKFKPAALIKAVKGAPLQIDLSANFLFNDKFSLGAAYRWDAALSALFGFQLNDQFMLGLAYDKETTDLGATRFNDGSFEIMLRYEFLNKYKRVITPRFF, encoded by the coding sequence ATGAACAAATATTTTCTAACCATTATAATTACCGTAGCGGGACTCTTTATGGGCCATGCCCAGCAAGACGCCCAGTACACGCAGTACATGTACAATACGATATCGGTGAACCCTGCGTACGCAGGTTCCCGAGGAGTGTTGAGCATCGCCGCACTGCACCGTTCGCAGTGGGTAGGGCTTGATGGCGCACCGACAACGCAGACACTGAACTTCCACACTCCGGTATCCGACCATGTAGGTCTTGGCCTATCGGTGGTGAACGATGAGATCGGTAATGGTACCAATCAAGATACCTATATCGATGCCGCGTTCAGTTACACGGTAAAGACCTCAGATGAAGGGAAGCTTTCTTTCGGACTAAAAGCCGGCGGACACCTGTTCAACGTAGACTTTACGAAGCTACGTAACTACGGTGCGGAGACGAACCTGCCGAATATCGACAATAAATTCTCGCCTAATTTTGGAGCAGGAATCTATTACCATACGGATCAATTCTATGCAGGACTATCGGTACCGAACTTTTTACAGACCGAGCATTTCGACAATTCGGATACGAACAGTTCGAGCCTTATCGCACAAGAGCGTATGAACTTCTATTTGATCACGGGCTACGTGTTCGATCTAAAGAACAACGTAAAGTTTAAACCTGCTGCACTAATAAAGGCGGTAAAGGGAGCACCATTACAGATAGATCTTAGTGCGAACTTTTTGTTCAACGACAAGTTCTCTTTGGGAGCAGCGTACAGATGGGACGCGGCACTCAGCGCACTGTTCGGTTTTCAGCTGAACGACCAGTTCATGTTGGGTCTTGCATATGATAAGGAAACGACCGATCTTGGAGCTACAAGGTTCAACGACGGCTCTTTCGAGATTATGCTGAGATATGAATTTTTGAACAAGTACAAACGAGTGATCACCCCAAGATTCTTTTAA